The nucleotide sequence CCATCCCATGGTCACTGGTGAAAACGATCATGGTCTTGTCGTACAGGTCGGCGTCCCGAAGGATTTGAACCAGACGCGCCAATCCTTGGTCAATGCGTGCACAGGACTGGTAATACTGTGCAAGTTCACTGCGGGTTTCCGGTGTATCGGGAAGAAAACTGGGAATCACGACGTCGGCCGGATCAAAGAAGACCTCTTCGACCCCTTCGTGTGCCCCACGCTTCGGCTTGTTTCCGAAAAGATTGGGTTTCAGATCCAACGGAGATGATCGATCAACCCCACCACCGCGGTGAGGATCCGAGGTTGCAAAGTACAGAAAGAAGGGCCGGTCGTCGGACGAGTCGGTGATGAAATCCGCGCTGGCTTCGGCCATCGACACCGCGTTTCGGCCGTTGCCCTGGATCACCGTTTCATAGTGATAGACCGCTTCGGGCGCGACGTGGTATTTGCCGATTCGGGCGGTACGATAACCCGCACGCTGCATCACTCGTGGCAACGCCAGCGCGGCGACGTCGTGAAAGGACGCAAACTTGTGGTAATGGTGTTGGTGACCGAACTGGCCGTTGCGATGATTGTGCAGACCGCTCATCACCACACTGCGACTGGCGCTGCAGGATGCCGTGGTGGCATAGGCATTGCGAAAGACCACCCCGTCGGCCGCGATCGCATCGATCGCGGGCGTCACAGCAACGGGATCGCCATAGCATCCCAGCGTCGGGCTTTCATCATCGGTGATCACAAAGATCACGTTTCGTTCGGCAGCGTCGGCAACCGTGGCTGGCCCGAGATGGGCAACCAAACAGGTCATGGCGACTAGAATGAATCTGCGTCGGGTATTCACGGGACGTTCGTCTGGGTCGTAAAGTGGGAACAGGATGTCAGGGATCACAATCCAACAGTCTACGCCGAAGGCCGACATGTTTCAGAGGTTCGGCGCATGTGCCCGACAGTGCTTCGGTCGACCGATCGGTTCGTCGATTTTCCTGGCGTGTGTCCTGATCCTCCAGGCCTTGCCCGTCGACGATTCAGTGGGGCAAGATTCACCCGACGCTGATTCTGCCACCGCGCCTTGGCCCGACCGTATCACATGTCTGGTTCCGTGTACCGAAGTCGACCATGCCTTATCCGAAACGGCCGGTGCGGTCACGTCTGATGATCCAGCCCGCGCGGTGGGACCGACCGATTTAGCTTCGATTCGGCAGTGCTTGAACCCACGGGCGATCGACGCGTGGGAAGCCTATCAACAAGTGTGTCGGGCGTTTCAACAGGAGCCAGACGATCCGGCGATCGCCCGATTCCTGGGAATCAGTCGACCCACACCATCGCAACTTCGTGACCGCGGTGGTCGCGGGGCACCATCGTGGCTGGACTGGGATCGAGGTACCTATCGGACCTACGAATCGACACATTTCGTGATCCACAGCCAAGCCGACGAGGCATCCACGCGATCGATCGCCATCGATTTGGAACGCACCTATTGGATTTGGACACAGTTGTTTTTCCCGCTTTGGGAATCGCGTTCGCAGGTTGCTCGGACGTTTGCCGGAATGACAGAACCGACGGTCGCCGATGTGGTTCAACGACTTCGCGATACACAGACGACACTGAATGATTCAACAAGGATGCGAATCGTTGTCTTTGCCGATCGCGCCCGTTACCAGCGTGCTTTAGCCGAAGCGGTGCCGGGAATCGAAAACAGTACGGGTTTCTATGCCGACGGACGTCGCACCACGTTTCTGTATGTCGATCCGATCGACGACGCGGCGACCCGGCGTCATGAATTGACACATCAGTTGTTTCGCGAGGCGACCGATTCTCGTCTGGGACGCACCATGCCGGGATCGCGAGGCGATTTTTGGTTGGTCGAGGGGATCGCTGGATACGTCGAATCACTTCAAGGTTCCTCCCAGGCGGCGACTCTTGGCGGATGGGATAGCCCGCGGTTGCAATTCGCACGCTATCGCGTTCTGGCAAACGTCGAATACCTGGATCCGGAATCGTTATGGAAACAACCGGTTCACGAGGTCCAAAAGCGATCGGATTTGGCGACGTGGTACGCCCACGCCATTCTTCACACGCATTGGTTGATGGACCCACCGAACGATCAGTTTGCGTGGGTGTTGGATCGCTTGGCAAAACTGTACGCGATTCGAGTTCCATGGGCGAAGCAACCCCAGGTCCAGCCGCCTCGCCAAAGCGACTTGGAGTCTTTTCTGCGGGTCGATGATTCACATCTACGACGCAATCCGACCGACCGAGCGATGAAGCAGTTGTGCCTGTCGCGATGCGAAGTCACCTCCGATGGCCTGCGTTCGATTTCTCCGCAAGTCGGCCTACAGTGGCTGGATCTATCGGGCGTGTTTTTGACGTCCGACGATCTTTCGCTTCTGGACCCCAACCCGACTTCGCTACTGCAGTTGAATTTGGAGAACACGGCGGTCGACGAAGCCGCGTTACCGTGGATCGGTCGCGCCGTTGGTTTGACGGAATTGGACCTCAGTTGGACAGAAATCGATGACCGCTTGGCCGATCATTTGATGAACCACAAAGCGCTACAGACGGCGTGGTTGACCGGCAGTCGCGTCGGTGACGAAGTTCTCAGGACCCTAGAATCCATCGCGACTTTACGGTCGATCGATGTCCAGCGGACTCGGGTCAGCGACGGGGTTTTGCAGCGGTTCCGGGCCGCCCGTCCGTCGGTCGCTTTGAACCCGCTGGAATTGCGAGACTCACCGCAATGAGATCGACGTGCTACCATCCCTTTTCGCCCAGACGCCACGATCGGCGTTAGGATAACCGCCCTCCAAAAGTCGCTTTGTCCGGTGCAGCGCCAGCGACGGATCGGTGGTGCGGACCGCAACCCCGCCACCAAGTTCAATCCGGCCAAAGGGTGGCACCGAGTTGGCCGGAGGATTGAATCAGAACTGCGCCACGTGTTCGTCGTGTTTTTCGCCGGTCGATCACCGTGTACGGGCTTGACGACCGACAAATTTTCATGCTACTTTCCTGCACTTCTGGCAACGGTTTCCAGCCGTTGTTAGTCCTCCTGGGGGATTAGCTCAGTTGGGAGAGCGCTACAATGGCATTGTAGAGGTCATCGGTTCAAGTCCGTTATCCTCCACCTTCGAAAACCCCGCGAAACCAAGCGTTTTGCGGGGTTTTTTCGTGGTTTGACCCTTCGGTGCCGGGTGGTCCGAATGGCCAGCAATGGACTGAATTTGACTTGGTTGCACCTGATTTGGTGCAACCGTTGGTGCAACCATTTGCTCGTTGTGGTCGCGAACGATAGGCAATGACTCGACCGCGCCGGCCGTGTCCAACAACCGTGCGTCGGTGTAGGTCGTCATCGTCAATTCGAGCTTGGAATGTCGCATCGCAGCCTGTGCAACGCGGGGAGCCACACCGGCCCGGGATAAATGCGTTCCGAACGAGTGTCGTAGAGCGTGAACGTGAACTACGCATCCGTCCGCGTCCACCTTCGGGATCCCCGCAGCGGCAAGGTCGCGGTTCATGATTCGCAGGATGCCGTCCGGTACCGCGAACACTCGGTCGCCGGGCTGCCGGTCCAGTGTCCATGCTCTCAGCTCGGCGGCCAAGTCTGACCGCAACGGCACCGTTGAACCTTTGCGGCTCTTCTCGTTGCTGTGTCGCAGTCTGACAAACGGGACATCGCCAAAAGAAAGGTCGCGGCATTCAAGCGTCCGCAACTCATCGGCCCGCAGACCTGTCAGAACAAATGTTTTGTAAATCAACGCCCGTTCCCGCCCAAGCCGAAGCAATTCAACCCAGCGTTGCGGTTCAACCTTCGCAGCCAATTGATCTTTTCGTGGTCCGCGACGAATCGTTCGGGCATCATTCAGGGGTCGCTGTTTCGTTGCTTCCAGCAGTCGCGACAATTCTTCACCGGTCAGTGCTCGGGCTTTTCGTCTGGGGTTCGCTCGTTCGTCCAGCTTCGTCATTCCTTTGAATGGGTTGACCATCAACCGCTTTTCGCCGTTGCTGTGACTGCGTTTCCCTTTCCCCCGCCGACCGCAGCACCAGTTTGCGAAGTTGTTCCATGCTTCAACGTATCCGTTGAAAACGCTTTCGCTCATGTTGCGTTCACCGTCGACCTGCTCATACAGCCATCGTTCCAGCCGATCGGCGGAAAGATCGATCAACCGCCGGAACCGACAGGCGTCTGCTGATTCGTTCAGACGAGTTTCGTAGGTCTTAATGCGGTCCGCGTTCGTTTTCTTCATCCGGTGGTAATTCAGAAACGCGGCCAAGTGTGATGAGAGCGGGATTGCGGCATGGTCGGCAATCGCATCTTGTTCGGGTGTCATCACATTGGCTCGGACCAGTTCCGACCGCTTCACCAAGTCATCCAGCACGGACTGGGCGGCCTGTTTGTCACGACATCCTGTTGCCACTTCGCAAACCTTGCCTTCGCCATCGCGGTACTTGGCCGTCCACGTTGACGCTTCGGTCTTGATACGGTCGCCGGCTTCGGTCAGTTCCGCTGTGCGGCGTTTCCCTTTCCGGTCGGTCCACTGGGCAAACCGTTTCGTCTCGCCCTTCACCGTTCGGCTAACAATCTTCGCCCCGGCGGGCATCGGCCGGGTGGTTGTTTTCTTGAATAACGTTGCCATTGCTCGACCTACTATTGCAATCGTGATTCAAAATCTTCGTACTTGTTGGTCAATCGATTCTGGATGACGTTCCGGCTTACTTCGAATTGTTTCCCCAAAGCCGTGCAAATTGAATCCAAACATTCATCGGGATAATCCGACGGATTCAGCCCAGCCGCTTTGATTTGGTTGACAACGCCATCAAATCGCAGATCAAGTTCGTCTGCCGGAACCAACAAACAATTCGCAAAGGTGTTCGCTTGGTATTCCAGAAAGCCATATTCCCTTTCGGGAATTTGCGTTATCTGTGACTTCCAATCATCGATTGAATCGAACTCCATCGCCCCCAATATGTCGCGATGCAACACCCGATGCCCAAGTTCATGGGCGAGAGTAAATCGATACCTGTTAAATCGGTTTTCAAGGACAAACTCATCGACGGATATCGTTGTGAGATCCCGAGAGATGAACGCGTCTATGTTGAATGCGTTTTGCAAACCGCGAATCGGCACGACGTCCATTCCAAAGCCGCGTTCAACAATCATCTCGATCGCGACCGGAAAACGATCCGCGTAGCTACTATCCGAAAGCGTTCTAGCCGCAATGGCTTTCAATTCATCATAAGAAAGAAACGGAACATCCATCAGCTTCGGCGAATCCTCTCGACCAGTTCGTCTAAATCAATCCCGCCCGATTGCTGTTCGCTACGAATCGTTCGGAACAACGCGGGTAATTTGTCAATCGTTTGTTCATCATCGAGCAGATCGCTAGGCAACCGCCCACGCTCGGCAGCGGCAGCGTCGAATAGGCTAAACCACTGGTCGCTACCCTCTTTTAGCTCCAAAGCGCGAGCGTAGGCTTCAACCCTTTCGTCCGAATCAGGAGCAGGAAACCTGCCCCGTTCCAACTTGCTGTAATTGCCAGCATCAAATCCGTTTTCGCTGCAAAACTCTCGCAGCGACCAGCCGCCTGCTAGGCGAAATTCCTTCAAAAGCTCTCCAAATCTTGTCATATCGTGTCCTCCATAAGGTGTTGTAATCACTTTACAACACCTCGGCGGCAGAGGCAATTCGAGTCCAACCATTTCGTTACTCATCCCCCTAATTCTGCATGGTTTCGGCGATATCCCACGAACCGCCCGCAGGCTCGACACGTTGAACGTATCCAGCCGGGCCGATTCGGTGCGGGTTTGTCGATGTAGTTGGCTTGGTTGTTGTGCGGCCGGCAGTTCGGCCTTAGGTGTTCAATCAATGCGGGCTTGTGATCCCGAGCCAACGCGACCGCTTCGGCCGGTACGTCGCCGGCTTGCACGGTCAACCGAATCCGATCCGGTGGCACGCCGACCACCGAAACACCCATTGCGGACAGTTCCGCGACAATCGCGGCGGCGTTCATAGCTCCACCGCCGACCCGTTCGCGGAAATATCGCCCGAGCCGCCCCCGAAAAGGTCGCCGGGTGGGTTTGGTTGGTTAGGTGGGTTTGTTTCCGCTTCGCCCGATTCGTGTTCGGTGTGTTGCAAACCCGTTTCCGGTCGGTTGGGTGGGTTTGGTTGGTTAGCTCCCCCCTCAGGATTTGATGGTTCGGTGTGTCGATTCCCCTCCGAGTCCGTGCGACACACACGCCCCAAATTTTCGCGGGCAGAATCAGACCCACTTAACCCACCTAACCAACCCTCAGCCCTACGGACCCGCCACCGCTTCACACCACCGCCCGCCGATTCGTCGTCGATGTAGCGACCCTGCCAAACCCGCCCCCGGAAACCGCGAACCCGCCGGGCAAACCGTCGCCCGTCGAATCGTTCCCCGCAAATCTCGAAAACCGCTTCGGCTAGGGCTTCGTTGTCGGCGTAGTCCGCCTCGGTCCCGAACGTCTTTCGTTGGATCTCTTTGACGGTCAGACCCACGCCCGAAGGGTCGGCCGTTTCAATGCCCACAATCAGCTTGCCGAGCAATGCGGCGGTATCATCGCCCGCAAGAGCCGCCCGCCGTGTCGGTAACGGATCGGCACCGCCGGCCCAAACAATCGAGCCACGGACCACCGCCGACCAGCGTTCAAACGATCCCCAATCCCCGCCGGCTTGCGACGGGCAGCCCGCAACGAAGTAGGCCCGCAGGATGGTCAAAGCCGCGACCGCCAATCGCGGCCGTTCCGCTTCAATCCACGAAAGCAAATCAGGATGCCGAAAGCCGCTTCGATCTTCCGGCGTTTCGAGTGGCGATTGCAACCGGATCGGAAGAACACGCCGGCCCACGTCCGAGCCGAAAGCCATGTTGTTTCCCGTCGCCGACCAAACCGTCCGCATCGGAAGGTCGCCCGTCATCCGAGATTGACCGAGCACCCTATCGGACCAAGTTGACGACGTGATCGCAGCATCAAGAGCCGCCCCGCCTAGTTGAATGTCCAAGTTATCGAATAGAACGCTTGGCGTTGCCGCCAAAGCAACCGCCGTGATGACTTTCCGCATTTCGTCGTCGTCACGGGTGAACGCCTTTCGGCCGGCACGATGCCCGTATGCGATCAACGTTGCCGCATCGACCAAGAGCGACTTACCGGCCCCACGAATGTTCGCCGTCACCGCGAACAACGGAATGTAGCCGTCAATACTGGATCGGCCAATCATCGAAAGGACCATTGCCAGCCACGCCGAACGGTCGGCATCTTCAAAGATGGGGAAGTCTGCCAACACTTCCAGCAAATCGGCGATAGCCTTTGCCGCGTCATCCTTCGTCGGTTTGTTCGGCACGTTTGGAAACGCGACCGATGGGCGAAAGATCAAACCCGTTTGCAAATCGTAGCCCGGCGTTTGCACAATCGAGCCATCGACGCGAATCGTTGGGGATTGCACAACGCCCGCCAAAGGACGCACCGCACCGCCATAGGTGCCACGCCTGAAAACCGCGTCAATCAACCAACCCGGCGGCCGAACGGGCACGATGTCGATGTCATCTTCGGATTCCTTTTCAACCATCAACGAACACGCTTGCGTGATGCGTTCGCGAATCAAGCACGGCGGCAAATCCCGAACGGTCAAACGCCCGTCCGCGTCGATGTCGTCACTTTCCACGGCATGAACCAGCACGCCACCGCGAACAAACACCCGCACCCTGTCGCGGCGGCTTGCTTTGATCCACGGGCTATCCCAGCCGAGCCGACCAAGCCACCGGACCACTTCATCGGTCACGGCAGCTTCGTTCATCGTCACGATGACTTCGGGCCGTTCGTCGGCTTCGTTGTCGTCCGGCTTCGGTTCCCATGTTGCCGCTTCGCGGATCGCATCACGAACAAACGTTTCACCGTCCGGCTTCCGCAACACGTCGCGAACGTCGTCCCCGTGTTTGTCCTTCACGATGCCAGGCAATCGAGCGACCGCGACCGATGCCGCGATGCCCGAAAGATTGCCGGCGGTGTAGTCCGCACCGCGAACGCCCGCCAAATCCAAATCAGGGACAATCACAACATCAACGCCCGCAAATAGCCGAGCGTATTTCGTCGCAAGTTTGTTCGTCGGCATTCCGGCGGCATTGAACCCGAGTCCAACCAACGCGGCGGCATCCTTTACGCCTTCAACCAAAAGCCACGTTTCACCCCCGGCGGGCAAGCGACTGGGAAAGAACATGCCGGCATTGCCTTTGCCGTGTTTGCATTTCCCTTTGCCACCGGGCCAAAGATCAAAGTAGGAATGAACCGAACCGGCTTCGTTGTAAACATCGACCCGAGCCACGGGATACCGCTCGCGTCCCCGTGTCGCTTCCTTCACGCCGAACAACTTGAACGCATCAATCGGCATTCGCTTGTCGCGGCAAACCGCCGTAATGATGTCCACCGCTTCGGCCGGCTTCGTGTTCCCGTCCGCATCGCGAACCAGCCCGAGCCGATCGGCAAGCCACCGCACCGCTTCGCCTTTGCTGGAATCCATCAGCCAAGCCACGCTTGCAATACCGTCGCCGGGTTTGATCCGTGAGGACTTGTTGAAGCAATGCCGGCAGAACACCGCCCCGGTATCGTTCACGTCGCTTGCGGCGTTGTAGCGATCTTCACCGCCACACTTCGGGCAAGGTCGCCCGCGACCGTTCAGACAATCGGCCGGCATTCCGGCGGCTTGCAGCAAATCGGACCACCGCCCACGGGCAGCGGTTTTCACGTCGCGGACCAAATCACGCCCGCTATACTTGGGTTGTCGCTTTCGGGGTTGTTGGTGCTCAGGCATCGGCAGCCCCTTTTTTCTTCGCGGTCGCCGACACCCAAAGCCGCTTCACCCCGCAATGATGCCGAGCGTTCACGCTTTCACGAAAGCCAACCGGCACGATTTCGCCGTCGCGGTGCATCGCGGCTGGAATCCACCCGAAGCCGCGACGGTCAAACCCGTCGGGCGTTTCAATCGGTCGGATTGCATCCTCAAACGCGACCGGTTTCCCCTTGCGGAGCATTCGCCGAAAGATAGCGAACGCCTGGGCATACCACTTTTGTTTGT is from Crateriforma conspicua and encodes:
- a CDS encoding sulfatase family protein, which gives rise to MTCLVAHLGPATVADAAERNVIFVITDDESPTLGCYGDPVAVTPAIDAIAADGVVFRNAYATTASCSASRSVVMSGLHNHRNGQFGHQHHYHKFASFHDVAALALPRVMQRAGYRTARIGKYHVAPEAVYHYETVIQGNGRNAVSMAEASADFITDSSDDRPFFLYFATSDPHRGGGVDRSSPLDLKPNLFGNKPKRGAHEGVEEVFFDPADVVIPSFLPDTPETRSELAQYYQSCARIDQGLARLVQILRDADLYDKTMIVFTSDHGMAFAGGKTTVYEGGLRVPMVVRDPYQSRRGIESDAMISHIDITPTLLDFAGGLDTENNCPKDIINVKKFWKERGEAEQENRDGGKPFDHYHGRSWMHCLAHPDDAHHEQIFASHTFHEIQMYYPMRVIRDAKYKLIWNIAHPLPYPFASDLWAASSWQAQWAKGPDAPYGTRTVGQYVQRPEFELFDIADDPNESNNLADSPGHADVLERYQGKLKQLQKQYDDPWIMKWKYE
- a CDS encoding tyrosine-type recombinase/integrase; the protein is MATLFKKTTTRPMPAGAKIVSRTVKGETKRFAQWTDRKGKRRTAELTEAGDRIKTEASTWTAKYRDGEGKVCEVATGCRDKQAAQSVLDDLVKRSELVRANVMTPEQDAIADHAAIPLSSHLAAFLNYHRMKKTNADRIKTYETRLNESADACRFRRLIDLSADRLERWLYEQVDGERNMSESVFNGYVEAWNNFANWCCGRRGKGKRSHSNGEKRLMVNPFKGMTKLDERANPRRKARALTGEELSRLLEATKQRPLNDARTIRRGPRKDQLAAKVEPQRWVELLRLGRERALIYKTFVLTGLRADELRTLECRDLSFGDVPFVRLRHSNEKSRKGSTVPLRSDLAAELRAWTLDRQPGDRVFAVPDGILRIMNRDLAAAGIPKVDADGCVVHVHALRHSFGTHLSRAGVAPRVAQAAMRHSKLELTMTTYTDARLLDTAGAVESLPIVRDHNEQMVAPTVAPNQVQPSQIQSIAGHSDHPAPKGQTTKKPRKTLGFAGFSKVEDNGLEPMTSTMPL
- a CDS encoding ImmA/IrrE family metallo-endopeptidase codes for the protein MDVPFLSYDELKAIAARTLSDSSYADRFPVAIEMIVERGFGMDVVPIRGLQNAFNIDAFISRDLTTISVDEFVLENRFNRYRFTLAHELGHRVLHRDILGAMEFDSIDDWKSQITQIPEREYGFLEYQANTFANCLLVPADELDLRFDGVVNQIKAAGLNPSDYPDECLDSICTALGKQFEVSRNVIQNRLTNKYEDFESRLQ
- a CDS encoding helix-turn-helix domain-containing protein, translated to MSNEMVGLELPLPPRCCKVITTPYGGHDMTRFGELLKEFRLAGGWSLREFCSENGFDAGNYSKLERGRFPAPDSDERVEAYARALELKEGSDQWFSLFDAAAAERGRLPSDLLDDEQTIDKLPALFRTIRSEQQSGGIDLDELVERIRRS
- a CDS encoding primase-helicase zinc-binding domain-containing protein yields the protein MKTAARGRWSDLLQAAGMPADCLNGRGRPCPKCGGEDRYNAASDVNDTGAVFCRHCFNKSSRIKPGDGIASVAWLMDSSKGEAVRWLADRLGLVRDADGNTKPAEAVDIITAVCRDKRMPIDAFKLFGVKEATRGRERYPVARVDVYNEAGSVHSYFDLWPGGKGKCKHGKGNAGMFFPSRLPAGGETWLLVEGVKDAAALVGLGFNAAGMPTNKLATKYARLFAGVDVVIVPDLDLAGVRGADYTAGNLSGIAASVAVARLPGIVKDKHGDDVRDVLRKPDGETFVRDAIREAATWEPKPDDNEADERPEVIVTMNEAAVTDEVVRWLGRLGWDSPWIKASRRDRVRVFVRGGVLVHAVESDDIDADGRLTVRDLPPCLIRERITQACSLMVEKESEDDIDIVPVRPPGWLIDAVFRRGTYGGAVRPLAGVVQSPTIRVDGSIVQTPGYDLQTGLIFRPSVAFPNVPNKPTKDDAAKAIADLLEVLADFPIFEDADRSAWLAMVLSMIGRSSIDGYIPLFAVTANIRGAGKSLLVDAATLIAYGHRAGRKAFTRDDDEMRKVITAVALAATPSVLFDNLDIQLGGAALDAAITSSTWSDRVLGQSRMTGDLPMRTVWSATGNNMAFGSDVGRRVLPIRLQSPLETPEDRSGFRHPDLLSWIEAERPRLAVAALTILRAYFVAGCPSQAGGDWGSFERWSAVVRGSIVWAGGADPLPTRRAALAGDDTAALLGKLIVGIETADPSGVGLTVKEIQRKTFGTEADYADNEALAEAVFEICGERFDGRRFARRVRGFRGRVWQGRYIDDESAGGGVKRWRVRRAEGWLGGLSGSDSARENLGRVCRTDSEGNRHTEPSNPEGGANQPNPPNRPETGLQHTEHESGEAETNPPNQPNPPGDLFGGGSGDISANGSAVEL